CGGCTCTTCTTGTCAAAGAAATCCGCCGCCGGCTCGATCCCGACGCGCGCGAGCAGCGGCAGCGCCTCGTCGAGGATGCGTCCCTTGGGGATGGCAAAGATGATCGGTTCGGGCATAAGCGTCGCGCACATAGGCGGCGAAGGGAAAAAGGGCAATGAGCGAGCGTATCCAGCCCGCCGGAATCGGCGCCACCGGGAAAGGCGCTGTGCGCGCTGCCTTCGCAAATCAAGTGGCCTATTGCCGCGCCAACGATGCCCCCATCACCGCGCGTATCGTCGCCGCGATCGCCAGCCTGCTGGACGACCCCGCGAGCAATTTTGCGCGCCGCATCGCCAACTGGCCGGGCGCGCCGCTCGCCGACGCGCTGCCGCTTCGCGCCGCGGGGGGCTTTCACGCGCTGCACCTGTCGGAGGCTGCGCATGAACTCGCCCCCATTTATGCCGACGCCGAGGACATCAACGACGCCGCGATCGTCGCAGGTGTGGTTGCACGGCATGAAGCCGCGCTGCTCCCCTGGCTCGACGGCCCGCCGCAGACCAACGAGGCGGGGCGCTCGTCAAACTTCATCGCGGCGATGCTGTGGCTCGCCGAACAGGGGTTGCCAGCGCATTTCGACTGCCTTGAAATCGGATCGAGCGCGGGCATCAATCTGATGATCGACCGTTATCATTATGACCTCGGCGGCGTGCATGTCGGGCCGCAGCCCGGCGCGATGGCCTTCACCCCCGATTGGCGCGGCAACCATCCGCCCATGCACGCAATCGCCATTGCCGGGCTCAGGGGCTGCGACGTTGCGCCGGTCGATCTCACCGACCCGGCGCAGGCGCTCCGCCTCAAAGCCTATATCTGGCCCGAACATGACGTCCGCTTCGCGCGCATGGAAGCGGCGATCGCCGCCGCGTATGTGGAAAAGCCCTGTCTCATCCGCGCCAACGCCGCCGATTTCGTCGAGGCCGAGCTGGCACGGCCACAGGCGGCGGGAACGACGCGCGTGCTGATGCACTCGATCGTCTGGCAATATGTCCCCGCCGAGCAGCAGGCGCGCGTCACCGCCGCCATGGAAGTCGCGGGCGCCCGCGCCACCGCCGACCGCCCCGTCGCATGGATCGCGCTCGAAGCGAACCGGACCGTCCACCATCACGAACTGGTCGTGCGCTACTGGCCGGGCGGCGACGTCCCCCGCAAGCTGGGCCATGCCCACGCGCACGGCGCGTGGATCGAGTGGCTGGCGTAAAGGGCCGTCGACAACCGGACTGCCGCTGACACTCCTGCCCGGCGCGACCGCCGATGACGCCGCGCGTCAGGGGCTTTCGGTTTCCGAGGGCGGCACGGCCGGCGCGGGTGGCCGCGACAACATCCACCAGCTGCCCACCATCAGCAGCACGGTCAGCGCCTCGATGATCATCGCCTGCACGATTCCGGTATTGACCATGTCGCCGTTCACGACGCCCCAAAGTCGACCCACAAGCGCCGTTCCATATAGTGCGGCGGGTACCAGCAGGGCGCGCGTCCATCCGGGTACCAGCGCGCCGATGCCGGCGCTTCCCGCAGCGACCAGGAAAAAGGCGGACAGGTCGGCGCGGATGGTGTTCGTCGCGACACCCTCGACCAATATGCCGAAGGTTTCGCCATAGCTGGCGGGGTCGAAGAGCCCTCGGGCCCCGACGATGGCAAAGAAGGCCGTCCACAGCAGCACGGCTCCGCGCAAGACCCAGTTGGTCATGAGTTTCTCCCCGATTTCTCCAAGAAAATGCGGCATCGGCAGAGAAAACGCAATCTATTCCGCGGTGAATGTTTCTTCGATCCATCCGCCGCCGAGGACGCGAGACTTGTCGGCGGCGTCATAAAGCACCGCTGCCTGACCCGGCGCGACACCATATTCGGGGCTCAGAAAGCGCAGCCGGTTGGCCGTCACGCGCGCAGGAACGGGTTTTGCCATGCTGCGCACTTTCGCCAACACATCGCGGCCTTCGACGTCCGCGAGCCAGTTTGCGTCGCCGAGTCGCGCGCCCGACACGGCCAGCGCGCGCCGCGGACCGACGATCACCTGCTTCGTCGCGGCATTGAGGCGCACGACATAGAGCGGTTCGGCCTGCCCGCCGATGTCGATCCCGCGCCGCTGGCCGACGGTGTAATGAATAAGGCCCTTGTGCGCGCCGAGCACGGTGCCGTCGACATGGACGATGTCACCCTGATCCTCGGCTTCGGGGCGCAGCTTGCGAACGAGCGAAGCATAATCGCCGTCGGGGACGAAACAGATGTCCTGGCTGTCGGGCTTGCCCGCAACGCCGAGGCCCAGGTCGCGTGCGATCTCGCGCACGACATTCTTCTCCAGCCCGCCCAGCGGAAAACGAAGGAAATCGAGCTGCTCCTGCGTCGTCGCGAAGAGG
This DNA window, taken from Sphingopyxis alaskensis RB2256, encodes the following:
- a CDS encoding DUF2332 domain-containing protein; amino-acid sequence: MSERIQPAGIGATGKGAVRAAFANQVAYCRANDAPITARIVAAIASLLDDPASNFARRIANWPGAPLADALPLRAAGGFHALHLSEAAHELAPIYADAEDINDAAIVAGVVARHEAALLPWLDGPPQTNEAGRSSNFIAAMLWLAEQGLPAHFDCLEIGSSAGINLMIDRYHYDLGGVHVGPQPGAMAFTPDWRGNHPPMHAIAIAGLRGCDVAPVDLTDPAQALRLKAYIWPEHDVRFARMEAAIAAAYVEKPCLIRANAADFVEAELARPQAAGTTRVLMHSIVWQYVPAEQQARVTAAMEVAGARATADRPVAWIALEANRTVHHHELVVRYWPGGDVPRKLGHAHAHGAWIEWLA
- the mnmA gene encoding tRNA 2-thiouridine(34) synthase MnmA: MAPTMIATLSSPVGLAQADFQLAGPMKDRRIVVAMSGGVDSSVVAALAARSGAEVIGVTLQLYDHGAKAKRVGACCAGQDIRDARAVADRLGFVHHVHDHESRFRDTVIDQFADEYLAGRTPIPCVRCNMGVKFTDLFQLARELGADCLATGHYVRRVMGPDGAEMHRAVDPARDQSYFLFATTQEQLDFLRFPLGGLEKNVVREIARDLGLGVAGKPDSQDICFVPDGDYASLVRKLRPEAEDQGDIVHVDGTVLGAHKGLIHYTVGQRRGIDIGGQAEPLYVVRLNAATKQVIVGPRRALAVSGARLGDANWLADVEGRDVLAKVRSMAKPVPARVTANRLRFLSPEYGVAPGQAAVLYDAADKSRVLGGGWIEETFTAE